The Xanthomonas sp. DAR 34887 genome has a segment encoding these proteins:
- a CDS encoding DUF58 domain-containing protein, which produces MRPAPLLLALLGLWALCGLASALQLIALWPWQALGAAIGVIAAVDAWRLWRSPTPQLRRELPEALPLGLEREAGLRIDSAQRQTLDVFDLVPSGWWMQGLPRRVTLRAATETHLTYRLRPTARGRFDFAGTHLRLHSAWRLWRQRRVAGAVQTVRVYPNFAPLTRFALFSAEQASRLVGAHLKRRRGEGTDFHQMREYRVGDSLRQIDWKATSRARKLISREYQDEKNQQLLMLIDTGRRMMASESGLAHFDNVLNAALVVSYLALRQGDAVGLMASGGDARWVAPQRGMGTVDALLRASYDLQPQAVATDYLAAATELSLRQRRRSLVMLISNVRDEDIEDLLAAVRLLQRRHLVCVASLREQALDQALSQDVQDLQQAVQAGAVARYLQQRGDAHDALRSHGVMVLDVTGEELPGALVQRYLAVKRDGLL; this is translated from the coding sequence ATGAGACCCGCCCCGCTCCTGCTAGCCCTGCTCGGCCTCTGGGCACTGTGCGGCCTGGCGTCGGCGCTGCAGCTCATCGCGCTGTGGCCGTGGCAGGCGCTGGGCGCGGCGATCGGCGTGATTGCGGCGGTCGATGCGTGGCGGCTGTGGCGCAGCCCCACTCCGCAGCTGCGCCGCGAACTGCCCGAAGCCTTGCCGCTGGGGCTGGAGCGCGAGGCCGGGCTGCGCATCGACAGCGCGCAGCGGCAGACACTGGACGTATTCGATCTGGTGCCCAGCGGCTGGTGGATGCAGGGCCTGCCGCGGCGCGTGACGCTGCGCGCGGCCACCGAGACCCACCTCACCTACCGATTGCGCCCGACCGCGCGCGGCCGCTTCGACTTTGCCGGCACCCACCTGCGCCTGCACTCGGCCTGGCGCCTGTGGCGGCAGCGGCGCGTGGCCGGCGCGGTGCAGACCGTGCGCGTGTATCCGAACTTCGCGCCGCTGACCCGCTTCGCCCTGTTCAGCGCCGAACAGGCGTCGCGGCTGGTCGGCGCGCACCTGAAGCGGCGCCGCGGCGAAGGCACCGACTTCCACCAGATGCGCGAATACCGCGTCGGCGACAGCCTGCGCCAGATCGACTGGAAGGCCACCTCGCGCGCGCGCAAGCTGATCTCGCGCGAGTACCAGGACGAGAAGAACCAGCAGCTGCTGATGCTGATCGACACCGGGCGGCGGATGATGGCCAGCGAGAGCGGCCTGGCGCATTTCGACAACGTGCTCAATGCCGCATTGGTGGTGTCGTACCTGGCGCTGCGCCAGGGCGATGCGGTGGGGCTGATGGCCAGCGGCGGCGACGCGCGCTGGGTCGCGCCGCAGCGCGGCATGGGCACGGTCGATGCGTTGCTGCGCGCCAGCTACGACCTGCAGCCGCAGGCGGTGGCCACCGATTACCTGGCGGCGGCGACCGAACTGTCGCTGCGCCAGCGCCGCCGTTCGCTGGTGATGCTGATCAGCAACGTGCGCGACGAAGACATCGAAGACCTGCTGGCGGCGGTGCGGCTGCTGCAGCGCCGGCATCTGGTGTGCGTGGCCAGCCTGCGCGAGCAGGCGCTGGACCAGGCGCTGAGCCAGGACGTGCAGGACCTGCAGCAAGCGGTGCAGGCCGGCGCGGTCGCGCGGTATCTGCAACAGCGCGGCGACGCCCACGACGCGTTGCGCAGCCACGGCGTGATGGTGCTCGACGTCACCGGCGAGGAGCTGCCGGGCGCG
- a CDS encoding AAA family ATPase has product MTTAPADSVAPLTGPALIERVEAIRDAVGQAFIGQPEVLEQILIALLAGGHVLIEGVPGLGKTLLVRALAQAMELNYARVQFTPDLMPSDVSGHAVYDPKTESFKIRRGPVFTHLLLADEINRAPAKTQSALLEVMQEGQVTIEGKPFPLAPPFLALATQNPVEQEGTYPLPEAQLDRFLLKVLIDYPQLEDEKRMVEAVTTGRSAGDFDLSQVPRVLSAADVVAMQLGTAAIVVDPQVIDYAVRIVAATRSWPGIALGAGPRGSIALIRAARAQAVLSGRDFVTPDDIRDIAKPALRHRIALAPELQIEGQSADDALGALLAKVEAPRK; this is encoded by the coding sequence ATGACCACCGCCCCCGCCGACTCCGTCGCCCCCCTCACCGGCCCCGCCCTGATCGAACGTGTCGAGGCGATCCGCGACGCGGTCGGCCAGGCCTTCATCGGCCAGCCGGAAGTGCTCGAGCAGATCCTGATCGCGCTGCTGGCCGGCGGCCACGTGCTGATCGAAGGCGTGCCCGGACTCGGCAAGACCCTGCTGGTGCGCGCGCTGGCGCAGGCGATGGAACTGAACTACGCGCGGGTGCAGTTCACGCCGGACCTGATGCCCAGCGACGTCAGCGGCCATGCCGTGTACGACCCCAAGACCGAGAGTTTCAAGATCCGCCGCGGCCCGGTGTTCACCCACCTGCTGCTGGCCGACGAGATCAACCGCGCCCCGGCCAAGACCCAGTCGGCGCTGCTGGAAGTGATGCAGGAAGGCCAGGTCACCATCGAGGGAAAACCCTTCCCGCTGGCGCCGCCGTTCCTGGCCCTGGCCACGCAGAACCCGGTCGAGCAGGAAGGCACCTATCCGCTGCCGGAAGCGCAGCTGGACCGCTTCCTGCTGAAGGTTCTCATCGACTATCCGCAACTCGAGGACGAAAAGCGCATGGTGGAAGCGGTCACCACCGGGCGCAGCGCCGGCGACTTCGACCTGTCGCAGGTGCCGCGCGTGCTCAGCGCCGCGGATGTGGTGGCGATGCAGCTCGGCACCGCCGCGATCGTGGTCGACCCGCAGGTGATCGACTACGCGGTGCGCATCGTCGCCGCCACCCGCAGCTGGCCGGGCATCGCGCTCGGCGCCGGCCCGCGCGGCAGCATCGCGCTGATCCGCGCCGCGCGCGCGCAGGCGGTGCTATCCGGCCGCGACTTCGTCACCCCCGACGACATCCGCGACATCGCCAAGCCGGCGCTACGCCACCGCATCGCACTGGCCCCGGAACTGCAGATCGAAGGCCAAAGCGCCGACGACGCGCTGGGCGCGCTGCTGGCGAAGGTGGAGGCGCCGCGCAAATGA
- a CDS encoding DUF4350 domain-containing protein, with protein sequence MNSGTRNALIFLLGLLVTSVLVVWFLGRYERAERELALPPRGEAAYNPLYALRQTLRADGVRAESRQRLDLAAMRLQPHDSVLLFGDPRALSKPDGDALLAWVERGGHLILRTPAADEDDDTVKLPIFDALDVALEKGKPGHCLKLAIPGQPEHSEFCNGRRFQVDYDAASNLWGSDEDYAYARLPYGDGSVDLLAEMDFLQNGSSGGNRLSDDPLATPPAPPSGGLRDVPHRLLARQILAPNYGDGTIYLIYSAELPSLWRTLFVNGWPAWVPALLMLLAWLWWRMQRFGPLRASPAGDRRSLLEHVRASGEHLFRYGKSELLYAATRQAFLTRLRRRAPLAAALQGPAQAAAIAERLNLAPAQVEQALQAPAPKQHAAFRDRIRLLVQMRNQL encoded by the coding sequence ATGAACAGCGGAACCCGCAATGCGCTGATCTTCCTGCTCGGGCTGCTGGTGACCAGCGTGCTCGTGGTCTGGTTCCTGGGCCGCTACGAGCGCGCCGAACGCGAGCTGGCGCTGCCGCCGCGCGGCGAGGCCGCCTACAACCCGCTGTACGCATTGCGCCAGACCCTGCGCGCGGACGGCGTGCGCGCCGAATCGCGGCAGCGCCTGGACCTGGCGGCGATGCGGCTGCAGCCGCACGACAGCGTGCTGCTGTTCGGCGACCCGCGCGCGCTGAGCAAGCCCGACGGCGATGCGCTGCTGGCCTGGGTCGAGCGCGGCGGCCACCTGATCCTGCGCACGCCGGCCGCCGACGAGGACGACGATACGGTCAAGCTGCCGATCTTCGACGCGCTCGATGTCGCACTGGAAAAGGGCAAGCCCGGCCATTGCCTGAAACTGGCCATTCCCGGGCAGCCCGAACACAGCGAGTTCTGCAACGGCCGGCGTTTCCAGGTCGACTATGACGCGGCGAGCAACCTGTGGGGCAGCGACGAGGACTACGCCTACGCTCGGCTGCCGTACGGCGACGGCAGCGTGGACCTGCTGGCGGAAATGGATTTTCTGCAGAACGGCAGCAGCGGCGGCAACCGCTTGAGCGACGACCCACTGGCCACGCCGCCCGCTCCGCCGAGCGGCGGCCTGCGCGACGTGCCGCATCGCCTGCTGGCGCGGCAGATCCTGGCGCCCAACTACGGCGACGGCACCATTTACCTCATCTATTCCGCCGAGCTGCCATCGCTGTGGCGCACGCTGTTCGTCAACGGCTGGCCGGCCTGGGTGCCGGCGCTGCTGATGCTGCTGGCCTGGCTGTGGTGGCGCATGCAGCGCTTCGGCCCGCTGCGCGCCTCGCCGGCCGGCGACCGCCGCTCGTTGCTGGAACACGTGCGCGCCAGCGGCGAGCACCTGTTCCGCTACGGCAAGTCCGAACTGCTGTATGCGGCGACGCGCCAGGCGTTCCTGACCCGGCTGCGACGCCGCGCGCCGCTCGCCGCAGCGCTGCAGGGCCCCGCGCAGGCCGCGGCCATCGCCGAGCGCCTGAACCTGGCGCCGGCACAGGTCGAACAGGCGCTGCAGGCGCCAGCACCCAAACAACACGCCGCCTTCCGCGATCGCATTCGCCTCCTCGTCCAGATGAGAAACCAGTTATGA
- a CDS encoding DUF4129 domain-containing protein, with protein sequence MRIERLDVVLRARSAWEAMELGSALVRRHAGAIWKPWLLFTVPLFALLNLGAWAIDELWLASLALWWLKPVLDRIPLFVISRGVFGDVPSVRDTLRAQLKWGWRPMFGYLTWRRLSPARTVFLPLELLEGASPEQQRQRRRTLGGAVYGHALLLASVCWHFEAMLLVACIAAILMFVPVDLLPETVRAAWALIGDENPVWADVGLNAFAWLATTLIEPFFVGAGFGLYLNRRTELEAWDVEMALRRLRDRLGGAAPLLLALVLLGAPGAALRAQNAAPGSDAPVAADPHALPSAPATASSQNSDDGTDASDSDDIHDPEKDNGSGSDSDSDDDAPAALDEIFNTVPAADARFDRAADRAYKDPLLSGKRSIRYWKKRDRNEDDEKKPDADKLDPRFGKGLLASVAAVFAFIGEWGMWLLAGMLVLVLLLTAKHWLPWMRGSGRKRAAAETPVAHAPVLSAEPLPDDVATIARRLWREGRQRDALALLYRASVATVCERADLTLPPGATEAQCLRASRRLPDDADRSLFARMVRTWQYAAYAGRLPDDDAFAGLLDELQQQYRWRA encoded by the coding sequence ATGCGGATTGAACGCCTGGACGTGGTGCTGCGTGCGCGCTCGGCCTGGGAGGCGATGGAGCTGGGCAGCGCGCTGGTGCGCCGCCATGCCGGCGCGATCTGGAAACCGTGGCTGCTGTTCACCGTGCCGCTGTTCGCGTTGCTCAATCTCGGCGCCTGGGCGATCGACGAGCTCTGGCTGGCCAGCCTGGCGCTGTGGTGGCTGAAACCGGTGCTGGACCGGATCCCGCTGTTCGTGATCTCGCGCGGCGTGTTCGGCGACGTGCCTAGCGTGCGCGACACGCTGCGCGCGCAGTTGAAGTGGGGCTGGCGCCCGATGTTCGGCTACCTGACCTGGCGCCGACTGAGTCCGGCGCGCACCGTGTTCCTGCCGCTGGAGTTGCTGGAGGGGGCCAGCCCCGAACAGCAGCGGCAGCGCCGCCGCACCCTGGGCGGTGCGGTGTACGGGCATGCGCTGCTGCTGGCCAGCGTGTGCTGGCATTTCGAGGCGATGCTGCTCGTGGCCTGCATCGCCGCGATCCTGATGTTCGTGCCGGTGGACCTGCTGCCGGAAACGGTGCGCGCGGCGTGGGCGCTGATCGGCGATGAGAATCCGGTATGGGCCGACGTCGGCCTGAACGCCTTCGCCTGGTTGGCGACGACGCTGATCGAACCGTTCTTCGTCGGCGCCGGTTTTGGCCTGTACCTCAACCGCCGCACCGAACTCGAAGCCTGGGACGTGGAGATGGCGCTACGCCGGCTGCGCGATCGGCTGGGCGGCGCCGCGCCGTTGCTGCTGGCCCTGGTCCTGCTCGGCGCTCCCGGCGCTGCGCTGCGCGCGCAAAACGCGGCGCCGGGCAGCGACGCCCCGGTCGCAGCCGACCCGCATGCGCTGCCCTCGGCGCCGGCGACCGCATCTTCGCAAAACTCCGACGACGGTACCGACGCCAGCGACAGTGACGACATCCATGATCCGGAGAAGGACAACGGCAGCGGCAGCGACAGCGACAGCGACGACGACGCGCCGGCCGCGCTCGACGAGATCTTCAATACCGTGCCCGCCGCCGACGCGCGCTTCGACCGTGCCGCCGACCGCGCCTACAAAGACCCGCTGCTGTCGGGCAAACGCAGCATCCGCTACTGGAAGAAGCGCGACCGCAACGAAGACGACGAGAAGAAGCCCGATGCGGACAAGCTCGATCCGCGCTTCGGCAAGGGCCTGCTGGCCAGCGTGGCGGCCGTGTTCGCGTTCATCGGCGAATGGGGCATGTGGTTGCTGGCCGGCATGCTGGTGCTGGTCCTGCTGCTGACCGCCAAGCATTGGCTGCCGTGGATGCGCGGCAGCGGGCGCAAGCGTGCCGCGGCCGAGACGCCGGTGGCGCATGCGCCGGTGTTGAGCGCCGAGCCGCTGCCCGACGATGTGGCCACCATCGCGCGCCGGCTGTGGCGCGAGGGCCGGCAGCGCGACGCGCTGGCGCTGCTGTACCGCGCCAGCGTGGCGACCGTGTGCGAACGCGCCGACCTGACGCTGCCCCCGGGCGCCACCGAAGCGCAATGCCTGCGCGCCTCCAGACGCCTGCCGGACGACGCCGACCGCAGCCTGTTCGCGCGCATGGTGCGCACCTGGCAATACGCCGCCTACGCCGGTCGCCTGCCCGACGACGACGCCTTCGCCGGCTTGCTCGACGAACTGCAGCAGCAGTACCGGTGGCGCGCATGA
- a CDS encoding stage II sporulation protein M, producing the protein MRQEQFIARHQHEWEAFETWLHTRGRKRPATAVTNAPDSAADAWRLADEDMPARYRRLCQQLALARKRGYSPLVTARLQQLMQQGHTELYRPPRPRLRRAAEFLFAEFPQLVRSQAGCMAAATALFVVPLVTIFVLLQFRPELIHGLMDPMQVAQIERMYDPASAAHKLGRDSGDDWQMFGHYIMNNISIGLRTFASGLLAGLGTVLVLLFNGVTIGAVAGHLHQIGYGVTFWRFVAGHAPFELTAIVIAGGAGLQLGLKLLAPGRRRRIDALVEGGTIGAKLCLGVAFMLLVAAFIEAFWSSIGSLPAAVKYGVSGLLWTLVLVWLWRGGRGIAEADDAD; encoded by the coding sequence ATGAGGCAGGAGCAGTTCATCGCCCGCCACCAGCACGAGTGGGAGGCCTTCGAGACCTGGCTGCACACGCGCGGACGCAAGCGCCCCGCCACCGCAGTCACCAACGCGCCCGACAGCGCCGCGGACGCATGGCGCCTGGCCGACGAAGACATGCCGGCGCGCTACCGGCGGCTGTGCCAGCAGCTGGCGCTGGCGCGCAAGCGCGGCTACAGCCCGCTAGTCACCGCGCGCCTGCAGCAGTTGATGCAGCAGGGCCACACCGAGCTGTACCGGCCGCCGCGGCCGCGCCTGCGGCGCGCGGCCGAATTCCTGTTCGCCGAGTTTCCGCAACTGGTACGCAGCCAGGCCGGCTGCATGGCCGCGGCCACCGCGCTGTTCGTGGTGCCGCTGGTCACCATCTTCGTGCTGCTGCAGTTCCGGCCGGAACTGATCCACGGCTTGATGGATCCGATGCAGGTCGCGCAGATCGAACGCATGTACGACCCGGCCAGCGCCGCGCACAAGCTCGGCCGCGACAGCGGCGACGACTGGCAGATGTTCGGCCACTACATCATGAACAACATCAGCATCGGCCTGCGCACCTTCGCCAGCGGCCTGCTGGCCGGGCTCGGCACGGTGCTGGTGCTGCTGTTCAACGGCGTCACCATCGGCGCGGTGGCCGGGCATCTGCACCAGATCGGCTACGGCGTGACGTTCTGGCGCTTCGTCGCCGGACATGCGCCGTTCGAACTGACCGCGATCGTGATCGCCGGCGGCGCCGGTCTGCAGCTGGGCCTGAAGCTGCTGGCGCCTGGCCGGCGCCGGCGCATCGATGCGCTGGTCGAAGGCGGCACGATCGGCGCCAAGCTATGCCTGGGCGTGGCGTTCATGCTGCTGGTCGCCGCCTTCATCGAGGCCTTCTGGTCCTCGATCGGCTCGCTGCCGGCGGCGGTGAAGTACGGCGTGTCGGGCCTGCTGTGGACGCTGGTGCTGGTCTGGCTGTGGCGCGGCGGACGCGGCATCGCGGAGGCCGACGATGCGGATTGA
- a CDS encoding RDD family protein, translating to MLDTYREVITPEGVPLHLPAAGAVPRALAWLIDLAVRFGMLTLMGLLLGALGGFGQGLYLVAMFLVFWAYPIVLEGWFGQTLGKKALGLRVVSRDGAPAGWMAAITRNLLRTVDMLPFGYAVGLIACLFDVHARRLGDMVAGTLVIHQPPRHEAGLPPIASATPPPLVLLPAEQAALIAFAERAPRLAPARQLELATLALPLTHAPGQAGVLRLYAMANWLLGRR from the coding sequence ATGCTCGACACCTACCGTGAAGTGATCACGCCCGAAGGCGTGCCGTTGCACCTGCCGGCCGCCGGCGCGGTGCCGCGCGCGCTGGCCTGGCTGATCGACCTGGCGGTGCGCTTCGGCATGCTGACCCTGATGGGCCTGCTGCTCGGCGCACTCGGCGGCTTCGGCCAGGGCCTGTACCTGGTGGCGATGTTCCTGGTGTTCTGGGCCTATCCGATCGTGCTCGAAGGCTGGTTCGGGCAGACCCTGGGCAAGAAGGCGCTGGGCCTGCGCGTGGTCTCGCGCGACGGCGCGCCGGCCGGATGGATGGCGGCGATCACCCGCAACCTGCTGCGCACCGTGGACATGCTGCCGTTCGGCTATGCCGTCGGCCTGATCGCCTGCCTGTTCGATGTGCACGCGCGGCGCCTGGGCGACATGGTCGCCGGCACCCTGGTCATTCACCAGCCGCCGCGCCACGAGGCCGGGCTGCCGCCGATCGCCAGCGCAACGCCGCCGCCGCTGGTGTTGCTGCCGGCCGAGCAGGCGGCGTTGATCGCCTTCGCCGAGCGCGCGCCGCGGCTGGCGCCGGCGCGGCAGCTGGAACTGGCCACGCTGGCGCTGCCGTTGACGCACGCGCCCGGCCAGGCCGGCGTGCTGCGGCTGTATGCGATGGCCAACTGGCTGTTGGGGCGGCGATGA
- a CDS encoding DUF2167 domain-containing protein, with product MTKTLPLRGLLAAFLLALGAGTGSAVAEEEHAQEAHGNDGMTAEQFVASLHFQDGHIEVPQAKVHFDLSHDFRYLGKDDARQVLEAYWGNPPDDTVLGLIVPRQPALDAQGSWAVVVTYADDGYVSDEDASKIDYNDMLADMQKETREENAQRKEAGYESVDLVGWAVPPRYDAANKKLYWARELAFQGNDGHTLNYDIRVLGRHGYLSLNAIASMDELPQVRAGMQQLLPMAEFDSGARYADHNPSTDKIASYGLATLIGGGLAAKAGLFAKLGLILAKAWKLVALGLMALVGGIGKLFSGRKRDGGTVR from the coding sequence ATGACCAAGACACTTCCGTTGCGCGGCCTGCTGGCCGCTTTCCTGCTTGCGCTGGGCGCCGGTACCGGATCGGCCGTGGCCGAAGAAGAGCACGCTCAAGAAGCGCATGGCAACGACGGCATGACCGCCGAGCAGTTCGTCGCCTCGCTGCATTTCCAGGATGGGCACATCGAAGTGCCGCAGGCCAAGGTGCATTTCGACCTGAGCCACGACTTCCGCTATCTCGGCAAGGACGATGCGCGGCAGGTGCTGGAGGCGTACTGGGGCAACCCGCCGGACGACACCGTGCTCGGCCTGATCGTGCCGCGCCAGCCCGCGCTCGACGCGCAGGGCAGCTGGGCGGTGGTGGTCACCTATGCCGACGACGGCTACGTGTCCGACGAGGACGCCAGCAAGATCGATTACAACGACATGCTCGCGGACATGCAGAAGGAAACCCGCGAGGAGAACGCGCAGCGCAAGGAAGCCGGCTACGAGAGCGTGGACCTGGTCGGCTGGGCGGTACCGCCGCGCTACGACGCCGCGAACAAGAAGCTGTACTGGGCGCGCGAACTGGCGTTCCAGGGCAACGACGGCCACACCCTCAACTACGACATCCGCGTGCTCGGCCGCCACGGCTACCTGAGCCTGAACGCGATCGCCAGCATGGACGAGTTGCCGCAGGTGCGTGCAGGCATGCAGCAGTTGCTGCCGATGGCCGAGTTCGACAGCGGCGCGCGCTACGCCGACCACAATCCATCCACCGACAAGATCGCCAGCTACGGCCTGGCCACGCTGATCGGCGGCGGCCTGGCGGCCAAGGCCGGCCTGTTCGCCAAGCTCGGCCTGATCCTGGCCAAGGCCTGGAAGCTGGTGGCGCTGGGGCTGATGGCGCTGGTCGGCGGGATCGGCAAGCTGTTCTCCGGGCGCAAGCGCGACGGCGGCACGGTGCGTTGA
- a CDS encoding gamma carbonic anhydrase family protein gives MNPIRPFLDKTPQLGARVYVDPACTLIGDVVLDEDVSVWPGTVIRGDVNHVRIGARSNIQDGTIIHVSHHSPFNTAGYPTLIGTDVTVGHGCIIHACTIEDLCLIGMGACILDGATVKRYGFVGAGAVVGPGKTVGERELWLGNPARLARMLSDKEVESLHYSAQHYVRLKDRYLDMVSPAPQ, from the coding sequence GTGAACCCGATCCGCCCGTTCCTGGACAAGACGCCGCAGCTGGGCGCACGCGTCTACGTGGACCCGGCCTGCACCCTCATCGGCGACGTGGTGCTGGACGAGGACGTGTCGGTGTGGCCGGGCACGGTGATCCGCGGCGACGTCAACCACGTGCGCATCGGCGCGCGCAGCAACATCCAGGACGGCACCATCATCCACGTCAGCCACCACAGCCCGTTCAACACCGCTGGCTACCCGACCCTGATCGGCACCGACGTGACCGTGGGCCACGGCTGCATCATCCATGCCTGCACCATCGAGGACCTGTGCCTGATCGGCATGGGCGCGTGCATCCTCGACGGCGCCACGGTGAAGCGCTACGGCTTCGTCGGCGCCGGCGCGGTGGTCGGGCCGGGCAAGACCGTCGGCGAGCGCGAACTGTGGCTGGGCAATCCGGCGCGGCTGGCGCGCATGCTCAGCGACAAGGAGGTCGAAAGCCTGCACTACTCCGCGCAGCACTACGTGCGGCTGAAGGATCGCTACCTGGACATGGTGTCGCCGGCACCGCAATAG
- a CDS encoding PA4780 family RIO1-like protein kinase, which yields MKTPQGLQPLIEDGVIDSVLRPLKSGKEAAVYVVQAGDEVLCAKVYKDMAQRSFQARVQYQEGRKVRGSRQARAMGKATKFGRREQEAAWKDTEANTLYQLVDAGVHVPQPRGYFHGVLLMDLVTDADGQSAPRLGEVELEPEQARAFHAQLVGDVVKMLCLGLVHGDLSEYNVLVAAEGPVVIDFPQVVSAAGNNAARDMLLRDVHNLRDCLGRFAPELNQTHYGEEMWALYEKGELRPDSALSGRFVFDTRRADVRAVRDSIEDARQEAIIRQQGREAAADED from the coding sequence ATGAAAACCCCCCAGGGCCTGCAGCCGCTGATCGAGGACGGTGTCATCGACAGCGTGCTGCGCCCGCTCAAGAGTGGCAAGGAGGCCGCCGTGTACGTGGTCCAGGCCGGCGACGAGGTGCTGTGCGCCAAGGTCTACAAGGACATGGCGCAGCGCAGCTTCCAGGCGCGCGTGCAGTACCAGGAAGGCCGCAAGGTGCGCGGCAGCCGCCAGGCGCGGGCGATGGGCAAGGCGACCAAGTTCGGCCGCCGCGAGCAGGAAGCCGCGTGGAAGGACACCGAGGCCAACACGCTGTACCAGCTGGTGGATGCCGGCGTACACGTGCCGCAGCCGCGCGGCTACTTCCACGGCGTGCTGCTGATGGATCTGGTCACCGATGCCGACGGGCAGAGCGCGCCGCGGCTGGGCGAGGTGGAACTGGAGCCCGAACAGGCGCGCGCGTTCCATGCGCAGTTGGTCGGCGACGTGGTGAAGATGCTGTGCCTGGGCCTGGTGCACGGCGACCTGTCCGAATACAACGTGCTGGTCGCCGCCGAGGGCCCGGTGGTGATCGACTTCCCGCAGGTGGTCAGCGCCGCCGGCAACAACGCCGCGCGCGACATGCTGCTGCGCGACGTGCACAACCTGCGCGATTGCCTGGGCCGTTTCGCCCCCGAGCTCAACCAGACCCACTACGGCGAAGAAATGTGGGCGCTGTACGAGAAGGGCGAACTGCGCCCGGACAGCGCGCTCAGCGGCCGCTTCGTGTTCGACACCCGCCGTGCCGACGTGCGCGCGGTGCGCGATTCGATCGAGGACGCGCGGCAGGAAGCGATCATCCGCCAGCAGGGCCGCGAGGCCGCGGCGGACGAAGACTGA
- a CDS encoding efflux RND transporter periplasmic adaptor subunit — MATGCSSAPQPPPPIKVGTLALTAHSLPVEQSLPGRTVAYEVSDVRPQVNGLLRQRLFTEGQEVQAGQVLYRIDPAPYRAAYDTARGQLAQAQAAVVAARPKASRYRTLVEQDAASKQDADDAQAALQEAEANVVAAQASLQAARINLDYTRVTAPISGTIGSSAYTAGALVTAQQDAALAKIQRLDPIYLDVNQSSTQLLALRKRLDAGQIKATDGKIPVRVRLEDGSFYPLAGTLEFVGSSVDPGTGAVTLRVVVPNPQHLLLPGMYLRALLPLASDPGAILVPQQAVSRDAKGEPMVKLLGAHNRVEERRIRTGDTVGHAWVVEAGLKPGERLIVVNGSRAEIGKTVVPYAVSAAQLAAAPAVPGDAQAD, encoded by the coding sequence ATGGCGACGGGGTGTTCGTCGGCGCCGCAACCGCCACCGCCGATCAAGGTCGGCACGCTCGCGCTGACCGCGCACAGCCTGCCGGTGGAGCAGTCGCTGCCCGGGCGCACCGTGGCCTACGAAGTCTCCGATGTGCGGCCGCAGGTCAACGGTCTGCTGCGGCAACGGCTGTTCACCGAGGGCCAGGAAGTCCAGGCCGGGCAGGTGCTGTACCGGATCGATCCTGCGCCGTACCGGGCGGCCTACGACACGGCACGCGGGCAGCTCGCGCAGGCGCAGGCCGCCGTGGTCGCGGCGCGTCCCAAGGCCTCGCGCTACCGCACCCTGGTCGAGCAGGACGCGGCCAGCAAACAGGATGCCGACGACGCGCAGGCCGCGTTGCAGGAGGCCGAAGCCAACGTGGTGGCGGCGCAGGCGTCGTTGCAGGCGGCGCGCATCAATCTCGACTACACCCGGGTGACGGCGCCTATCTCCGGCACCATCGGCAGCTCGGCCTATACCGCCGGCGCGCTGGTGACCGCGCAGCAGGATGCGGCGCTGGCCAAGATCCAGCGGCTGGATCCGATCTACCTGGACGTGAACCAGTCCAGCACGCAGCTGCTGGCCTTGCGCAAGCGGCTCGACGCCGGGCAGATCAAGGCCACCGACGGCAAGATTCCGGTGCGGGTACGCCTGGAGGACGGCAGCTTCTATCCGCTTGCGGGCACGCTGGAGTTCGTCGGCAGCTCGGTCGATCCCGGCACCGGCGCGGTCACCCTGCGCGTGGTCGTGCCCAATCCGCAGCATCTGCTGCTGCCCGGCATGTACCTGCGCGCGCTGCTGCCGCTGGCCAGCGATCCGGGCGCGATCCTGGTGCCGCAACAGGCGGTGAGCCGCGATGCCAAGGGCGAGCCGATGGTGAAGCTGCTCGGCGCACACAACCGGGTCGAGGAACGGCGCATCCGCACCGGCGACACGGTCGGCCACGCGTGGGTGGTGGAGGCCGGGCTCAAGCCGGGCGAACGGCTGATCGTGGTCAACGGCAGCCGCGCCGAGATCGGCAAGACGGTCGTGCCGTATGCGGTCAGCGCCGCGCAGCTCGCCGCCGCGCCCGCGGTGCCGGGCGACGCCCAGGCCGACTGA